Within the Thalassotalea ponticola genome, the region CCAAAGAGTCCGGAATTATTTACTCACTTATTGAAAGTTATTGATAGCTATAATTTCCATAATTTTAGGGATGATTATGGTTGGTCTGACGAAGAAAATATCTGCAAAGAGCAATGGACTGATCATTCAAGCACAATACTAACAATTCAATATGCTGGCGATGTAAAATCTGTTCACCATTATCACGGATGTAAAGGCTTCGAAAGAGAAGATGAATTGGTGAAGTTAGAAAAAGAAATTAAAGAGCTATTCATATCTAAAGGCTATTTAACTAGGTAGCAATTTAGAAAGCTTAATGTCTGGACTGAGCGAACAGCAGCCGCAAGAATAAAATGGAATTGAATAGTGGTAACTTCTAAAAAACATAAAAGACTGTTCACCATAGCTTTAATAAAAATATTCATCATATTTCTTCTGATGACAATCGCATTAGGGTACTTAATTCACCAATCCTCAAGGGTATCGGGTATCGGGTATCGTATATTTTGTGGGAGCAAAAGGCTTTGGCGCATCTAACTTAACGTCTTTGTTTCTCACGAGCTTAGCAATATCCCTTGTTTTTGTATTCGGAGCGTATAAGCATTTATTTAAGAGAGATAGTTTTAATGAATTTAAAAAGGCATCGCCTCTCTACAAAAAACAAGCTATGAAATTGCCTAAGTGGTTTGTAGTGATAGGGGCTTCTCTGGCTACTTTCGTTTTCCTAACTTTGCTTCTGTAAGTAACATTACCAACGGCGGCTTATGGCACATTTGCGCCTGTCGGTTAAATAGCGTAAGTTATTGATTAATGGTCAGTAGCGAACGGCTGCTGTGAGCGATAAGCAGCCGTTAAGGCACTCCTAGTACGTATGGTTAAATAATGAAAAAATTGGCGCTTACTATATTTTTAATGAGCTTTAATGCTCTTTCTTCACCAATTTTTAGTGAATTCGAATGTGGAAAATACGATGAGGGCAAAGCCTTAGAGTTGGACCCTGATAAGTCTTATTTTGACGACCCTATTAGAAGAGGGCCACTTCCTAAAAAAGTTCAAGATTCTGAAATTTATGAATTTTATCAACAGTTTGAGTTAAACGAACGACAACTTTTGATTGTGTCGAATCCGGTAATTGCAGCAGATGCTAATGCGCCTTTAGCCTATACAATGACCTTTTATAGAGATAGGTGGAAATATGGCTCGGCACCTGAAGGGCATTTGACTATTCAAGACGTAATTCCTCACGTAATTTATAGGACGCCTTTTGGGGTTTTGGCTGGTGATAGTAGAGGAGAGTTTGGTGGAGAGTTGGTTTTCTTTGATCTCGAAAATAAAGTATCAATACTGGCTGACTTAAATGTTGAGGATATTTACAAATTTCCGTTTGGATATGTAGTTACTGAGGGAATATCCCACATGTCGAGCGACAGAGGAAACTTATATATAATTACTTTTTCTAAATCGAAGCCCGTCATAAATAAATTATATGGATTAATCGGTGCTCCTATAGCCTCTTATAAAACTAAGCCGAATGAGTTGTTAATAAAATCAAAGGGTGGGTACCAGTTGCTGGACGATGCTGGGAAATTAAGTCGTGTAGTT harbors:
- a CDS encoding DUF6438 domain-containing protein, with protein sequence MKLLTFIFILISFTSLSKESPSDAFIFAQTPCFGTCPVYEITVLSDGTVIYKGESHVSNKGVYSFPKSPELFTHLLKVIDSYNFHNFRDDYGWSDEENICKEQWTDHSSTILTIQYAGDVKSVHHYHGCKGFEREDELVKLEKEIKELFISKGYLTR